The sequence below is a genomic window from Cryobacterium arcticum.
CCCGCAGCGCGTCGAGCTTGGCGCGCACCCCGAGCAGGTCGGCCGCCGTGGCGGTCACACCCAGGGTGAGCGTCTGCGGCAGGTAGCCGACATCGCCGGACAGCACGACGCTGCCCGTGCTGGGGCGCAACTGGCCGGAGATCAGTTGCAGCAGGGTGGACTTGCCGGAGCCGTTGGCGCCGACCAGGCCGGTGCGGCCCCGGCCGAAGGCGGCGGTGAGGCCCGTGAGAGCGGCGGAGCCGTCAGGCCAGGTGAGGCCCACATCCGTCAGAACAATGGTCGAAGCGTGTGCAGCTGAAGTGTGTGTCGCAGCCATGGGGCTCCCCGTCGTCAGTGAATGCACTGACCCCGGATGCCGCGGCGCGGCCGATCGACGGGTGTCAGCGCGTGAGCGCGAAAACGGCGAAGAACTTCACTGGTTGAGCCTGACTCTGGGGGACGGGACCGTTCCAGTCTGGCATGGACCGGGCGGTGTCGTCCATGATTCCCCGTAGGAGAGACACCGCGCGGTCGGTGGAGCGAGGGGATCGCTCTGTGGCAGATCACAGTGTCAGGTCGAGACTAGTCAACCTCCGCGCGCTACCCTGAGGCCAAAGCGAGAGATTGCGGGGCGTGCGGTGTTGGGATCGTTATGGGTGTGGATCGTCCTGGGCCTGATTGCCCTCGGCTACGCGGCCGCCATCGGTTTCGCCACCCGGTCGTTGCTCGGCACCACGGTGGGTTGGCTGCGCACCACGCTCGTGGCGGCGCTGGTGTTCATCGGCTGCTGGCCGTTCGCCTACTTCACCGCCACCCAGGCGCGGCTGATCACCGAGAACGGCGACCTCAAGGTGCCCGCGATCGTGTTGGTGCTGTTCGTCGCGCTGGCCTTCGGCTGGGTGTTCGCGTTCGGCATGGCGCTGCTGGTGGCGACAGAGGCACTGTGGCCGACCACCGCCGCCAACCCTGTGGATGCGTTCCGGGCCGCGCTGCACCGGCGGCGGCGCACCAAGCGCTACCTGCAGATCCTCACTCTGCTCTCCCGGCACGGTATCGGCTGGATCGTGCAGGAGCGCCCCGGCGCCGCCGCCCGCCAGCAGCGGGTGGGCGGCCGGGCGCCGGAAGCCCTGGTCTCGGCCATCAACGATGCCGGCGTCACCTTCGTCAAACTGGGCCAGCTGCTCTCCACCCGTCGGGACCTGCTGCCGCACAGCTACACGGTCGCGCTCGCGTCGCTGCAGTCTGGGGCAACGACCCTGCCGTGGCCGGCCGTGCGCGCCGTGATCGAGGCAGAGCTGAAGGCCCCGCTGGAGACCGTGTTCGCCACCGTGAACGAGGAGCCCCTCGCCGCGGCATCCGTGGCGCAGGTGCACGCCGGCACTTTGCTCGACGGCACCGCGGTGGTGCTCAAGGTGCAGCGCCCCGCGGCCGCTGCGCAGGTGGCCGCCGACATCGACATCATCGTGCGGCTCGCCCAGCGGGTGGAGAACCAGACCAGCTGGGGCCGGGATTTCGGGGCGGTGTCGCTCGCGGAGGGGTTCGCGAGATCGCTTCGTAACGAGCTGGACTACCGCATCGAATTCGCCAGCACCCAGCAGATCGGCAGTGTCGTCGCCTCGTCCGCCGCCGCGGAGGTGCTCGTCGTGCCGCGGGTCTACTCTGAAGCCAGCACCCGGCGCCTGCTCACCATGGACCTCATGGACGGGGTGCCGCTGAACGCGGCGGGGGAGCAGCTCGACCAGATGTGGCCGGAGGAGCGGGCCGCGCTCGCCGCGGCGCTGCTCGACGCCGTGCTCGGGCAACTGATCGTCACGGGCATCTTCCACGGCGACCTGCACCCGGGCAACCTGATGCTGCTCGGCGACGGCCGGCTGGGCATGATCGACTTCGGCAATGTCGGGGTGCTCGAGCGCAGCATGCGGGAGGGCCTGGTCACCCTGCTGCTGGCCGCGGCCCACGACGACGACGTCGCCACGACGGATGCGCTGCTCCTCGTGGTCGAGGCGCCGGCCGACGCCGACATCAAGGGCCTGCAACGCGACCTGGGCCGCATGCTCACCCTCGCCCGGCACAGCGCGGAGGGTGAGGGGTCGATCTTCACCGCCATGCTCGACATCGTGCGGGAACACCACCTGGCGATCCCGTCCACCCTCGGTCTGGCGCTGCGCTCGCTCACCACGCTCGAGCGCTGCCTGGCGATTCTCGACCCCAACTTCGACATGGTGAGCACCGCGTTCGAGCGGGTGCCGCACTTCCTGCGCCGGCTGTTCACCCCACAGTCGGTGCTGGGCTCGGCCCAGGCACAGGTGGCCGTGCTGCGCACCACCGCCCGTCGGCTGCCGCGCCGGTTGGAGACCATCAGCGCCGCGCTGGAGAAGGGCACCTTCAGCGTGCGCATCCGCGCCTTCTCCGAACCGGACGACCGCTGGTGGCTCGGCTCCGTGGTCATCGAGACCATCGGCGCCCTCATCGCGATCGCCGCAGTGAGCCTGGGCGTGGTGCTCGTGGTGTCCGACGCCGGTCCCGACTTGGTCTCCGGGGTGCGGCTCTACGCCTTCCTCGGCGCCACCATCGGCCTGGTCGGCTTCGTGCTGATCATCCGGGCGCTCCGGCAACTGTTCCTGCGGCATCCGCAGTAGCGTCGCCGGCGGCACGCTGCCGGAACGCGACCATGTTCATCCGGTTGCCGCAGCGCACGCTGCAGAACCGCTTGGACCCGTTGCGGGACAGGTCCACCAGCAGTCCGTCGCAGTCCTCCGCATCGCAGGCGCGGAGCCGCCCGCTCTCGTCGCTGCGGATCACGTCGACGAGGGCCAGGGCCACCTCCACCAGGATGCGTTCGGCCAGTGGGGCGGCCGGGTCGGTGGCGTGCAGGTGCCAGTCCATGCCGTCGTGCCGCATCAGCCGGGGAAGCGCCTGGGCGCTCTGCAACAGTTCGTTCACCTCGAGGGCCGCGTCGTCGCGATCGAGCGTCCAGATACGCCGCAGACGCTCTCGGGTGGCGCGCACCTCGGCCAACTCGGCCTCGGTGCGGTCCAGTCGTCCGGAGAACCGGTGGGCCTCGAATAACTGCACGACCTGGGCGGGGGAGATGAGCTCGTCGAGCCCGCTCTTGGTGGCTCCGGCCACGGTGTTGGCGAGGTCGACGGTGAACGCCAGACTCGCCTCGGTGTCAGGGGCAAAATGCAAGTTGACTCCTTACTCACGATCACACTATCTTCATCATTAGCGCCCTGGCAAGACCCCTACCCGCCCGGCGTACAGGAGCCTCATGAACCGCTCGTCCACCTCGCTCGGCCTGGTCATCGCGGTCGTCGCCGCGGCCACCTTCGGCCTGTCCGGCGCCCTGGCCAAGCCTCTGCTGGAGAGCGGCTGGAGCCCGGCCGCGGCAGTCACCGCGCGGGTGCTGATCGGCGGAATCGTGCTGTCGCCGCTGGCGGTGCTGTCGTTGCACGGCAAGTGGGCACTGCTCTGGCGCGCCCGCTGGCGGGTGCTGGCGATGGCCCTGATCGGCGTCGCGGCCACACAACTGCTCTACTTCGGGGCGATCGAACGCATCCCCGTGGGCACGGCCGTGCTCATCGAGTACATGGCGCCGTTGTTGCTGGTGGGCTGGGCTTGGGCGCGCAGCCGCCGCAGCCCCAAGGCCGTGGTGCTGATCGGCTCGGTCGTCGCCCTGGCCGGCCTGGTACTCGTGGTGTCGCCGGGCGGGTCCGCCAGCTTCGATGTGCTCGGGCTGCTGCTCGCCCTGGGGGCGATGGTGGGGTGCGCCATCTACTATCTCGTGGCGGCGCATCCGAGCGACGGGCTGCCGGCCGTGGCGCTGGCCGGATTCGGCCTGCTGCTCGGCGGCTTGCTGCTGGGCGTCGTGGGGCTGTCCGGACTCGTCCCGTTCCGCACGTCCACGGCCGATGTGGCAATGTTCGGCGCCGAGGTGCCGTGGTGGCTGCCGCTCCTGATTATCGGCGTGGTGGCCACGGCCGTCGCCTACTCCACCAGCATCGCCGCCAGCGAGATGCTCGGCTCCCGGCTGGCGTCGTTCGTGGGCCTGCTCGAGGTGGTGGCCGCCACCTTCTACGCCTGGCTGCTGCTGGGCGAGCAGCTCACCGTGCCGCAGCTCCTCGGGGGGCTGTTGATCCTTATCGGTATCGGTTTCGTACGCTCAGAGAAGACGGATGCCGTAATCGAACCGGCATCCGTCCCCCTGGTGGAGCCCCTCGGAAGCGAGGAGCTGCCCGGCCGACCGGGCTAGTGGGCGACGACCGGTTCGGCATCCTCGCTCAGGTGCGCGTTGGCCAGGGACAGGCCGTGGCCCATCCGGCGGAAGAGCAGCGCCGCGATGATGCCGCCGACGGCGAAGAACCCGGCGCCCCACCAGTACGCGGTGGCGTAGCTGGTGACGGCGGCCTGAGCGGCCACCTCGGCCGTGGCCGGCAGGTGCGACGCCACGTAGTCGGCCGCCGCGGTCGCCGCCAGCGTGTTCAGCAGGGCCGTGCCGATGGAGCCACCGACCTGCTGGCTGGTGTTCACCATGGCCGATGCGACGCCGGCGAACTGGCGGTCGACGCCCAGCGTGGCGGTCTGCATCGAGGCGGGCATGATGGAGCCCATCGCGAAGCCCAGGATCAGCAGCGGCGGCAGCACATTGGCCGCGTAGGTGCTCTCCAGGTTCAGGTTGGTGAGCAGGATCATGCCGATCATGCCCAGCGCCAT
It includes:
- a CDS encoding CGNR zinc finger domain-containing protein — its product is MHFAPDTEASLAFTVDLANTVAGATKSGLDELISPAQVVQLFEAHRFSGRLDRTEAELAEVRATRERLRRIWTLDRDDAALEVNELLQSAQALPRLMRHDGMDWHLHATDPAAPLAERILVEVALALVDVIRSDESGRLRACDAEDCDGLLVDLSRNGSKRFCSVRCGNRMNMVAFRQRAAGDATADAAGTVAGAPG
- a CDS encoding ABC1 kinase family protein codes for the protein MWIVLGLIALGYAAAIGFATRSLLGTTVGWLRTTLVAALVFIGCWPFAYFTATQARLITENGDLKVPAIVLVLFVALAFGWVFAFGMALLVATEALWPTTAANPVDAFRAALHRRRRTKRYLQILTLLSRHGIGWIVQERPGAAARQQRVGGRAPEALVSAINDAGVTFVKLGQLLSTRRDLLPHSYTVALASLQSGATTLPWPAVRAVIEAELKAPLETVFATVNEEPLAAASVAQVHAGTLLDGTAVVLKVQRPAAAAQVAADIDIIVRLAQRVENQTSWGRDFGAVSLAEGFARSLRNELDYRIEFASTQQIGSVVASSAAAEVLVVPRVYSEASTRRLLTMDLMDGVPLNAAGEQLDQMWPEERAALAAALLDAVLGQLIVTGIFHGDLHPGNLMLLGDGRLGMIDFGNVGVLERSMREGLVTLLLAAAHDDDVATTDALLLVVEAPADADIKGLQRDLGRMLTLARHSAEGEGSIFTAMLDIVREHHLAIPSTLGLALRSLTTLERCLAILDPNFDMVSTAFERVPHFLRRLFTPQSVLGSAQAQVAVLRTTARRLPRRLETISAALEKGTFSVRIRAFSEPDDRWWLGSVVIETIGALIAIAAVSLGVVLVVSDAGPDLVSGVRLYAFLGATIGLVGFVLIIRALRQLFLRHPQ
- a CDS encoding EamA family transporter translates to MNRSSTSLGLVIAVVAAATFGLSGALAKPLLESGWSPAAAVTARVLIGGIVLSPLAVLSLHGKWALLWRARWRVLAMALIGVAATQLLYFGAIERIPVGTAVLIEYMAPLLLVGWAWARSRRSPKAVVLIGSVVALAGLVLVVSPGGSASFDVLGLLLALGAMVGCAIYYLVAAHPSDGLPAVALAGFGLLLGGLLLGVVGLSGLVPFRTSTADVAMFGAEVPWWLPLLIIGVVATAVAYSTSIAASEMLGSRLASFVGLLEVVAATFYAWLLLGEQLTVPQLLGGLLILIGIGFVRSEKTDAVIEPASVPLVEPLGSEELPGRPG